One segment of Paenibacillus rhizovicinus DNA contains the following:
- a CDS encoding cytochrome d ubiquinol oxidase subunit II, with product MSYEVLGITVLWIFLFGYLIVASIDFGAGFFSYYSAVTGKRHLINNIIERYLSPVWEVTNVFLVFFFVGIVGFFPDTAYYYGTALLVPGSVAIVLLAVRGSYYAFNTYGTNKNNRFYMLLYGASGLLIPASLSTVMTISEGGYIKEVAPGKVTFLYGKLFASTYSWTVVLLALVSVLYISAMFLSYYAHRANDRGAFEVVRKYALAWSGPTILCSLLVFFAIRNHNPAHFERMQHFAWMFVLSFACFLIAVYHVWTRKRLGVAFVFVMLQFGFAFFGYGAAHMPYVLYPYLTIHDNFTSEPMAIALISVFILGLLLLIPSLYLLMRLFLFDTKYVQGKRAK from the coding sequence ATGAGCTACGAAGTGCTCGGCATCACCGTACTCTGGATTTTCCTATTCGGCTATCTCATCGTCGCTTCGATCGACTTCGGCGCCGGCTTCTTCAGCTATTACAGCGCGGTGACGGGCAAACGGCATCTGATCAACAACATCATCGAACGTTACTTGTCGCCGGTATGGGAAGTCACGAACGTCTTTCTCGTCTTCTTCTTCGTCGGCATCGTCGGCTTCTTCCCGGACACGGCCTACTATTACGGCACCGCCCTGCTCGTGCCGGGCAGCGTCGCCATCGTCCTGCTTGCCGTCCGGGGCTCGTACTATGCCTTCAATACGTACGGGACGAACAAGAACAACCGCTTCTACATGCTGCTTTACGGCGCAAGCGGCCTGCTTATTCCGGCCTCGCTGTCCACGGTAATGACGATTTCCGAAGGCGGCTACATCAAGGAAGTCGCGCCCGGCAAGGTGACGTTCCTGTACGGCAAACTGTTTGCGTCGACGTATTCGTGGACGGTCGTGCTGCTCGCGCTCGTCAGCGTACTGTATATCTCGGCCATGTTCCTGAGCTATTACGCCCATCGAGCCAATGACCGCGGCGCCTTCGAGGTCGTTCGCAAATACGCGCTCGCTTGGAGCGGACCGACGATCCTGTGCAGCCTGCTCGTGTTCTTCGCGATCCGCAACCACAACCCGGCTCACTTTGAGCGGATGCAGCATTTCGCCTGGATGTTCGTGCTGTCCTTCGCCTGCTTCCTGATCGCGGTCTATCACGTATGGACGCGCAAACGGCTTGGCGTCGCCTTCGTCTTCGTCATGCTGCAGTTCGGCTTTGCGTTCTTCGGCTACGGCGCGGCCCACATGCCGTACGTCCTGTATCCGTACTTGACGATCCACGACAACTTCACCAGCGAACCGATGGCCATCGCGCTCATCTCGGTGTTCATTCTCGGATTGCTGCTGCTCATTCCGTCGCTGTACCTGCTGATGCGGCTGTTCCTGTTCGATACGAAGTATGTGCAAGGCAAGCGAGCCAAATAA
- a CDS encoding cytochrome ubiquinol oxidase subunit I, producing MLLSGYDPVMYSRMLTGLTLAFHIIFATIGVGVPLMIAIAEWMGIKRNDDHYLLMARRWARGFVITVAVGVVTGTAIGLQLSLLWPTFMRVAGQSIALPLFMETFAFFFEAIFLGIYLYTWERFKKKTTHLLLLIPVVIGSSASACFITIVNAFMNAPAGVSVQDGKIVDISPFGAMLSPAMPTKVSHVLVTAYLTCAFVLAAIAAWSLLKGRNHVYYKKALKLTMMCAFVFLIASAVIGDLSGKYLAKYQPEKLAAMEWHFDTTKQAPLVLGGILTDDNEIKYGLKIPFALSILAHGLPNAEVTGLNDIPEDEHPPLYIHYLFDLKMGFVAVMVVIAGAFMLLLYRKRSAAFSNKWMLRGIILAAPLAMMTIEHGWIFSEVGRQPWILRGIMRTSEGATTSDHVDTMLVVFVLLYIALAVSSVTVLIRMFRSNRAEDEIAAKGFKGGDEL from the coding sequence ATGCTGCTAAGCGGTTACGATCCGGTCATGTACAGCCGGATGCTCACAGGACTCACGCTCGCTTTTCATATTATCTTCGCCACGATCGGCGTCGGCGTGCCGCTCATGATTGCCATCGCGGAATGGATGGGCATTAAACGCAATGACGACCACTACCTGCTCATGGCCCGGCGCTGGGCGCGCGGCTTCGTCATCACGGTCGCCGTCGGCGTCGTAACGGGAACGGCCATCGGGTTGCAGCTCAGCCTGCTCTGGCCGACCTTTATGCGGGTGGCGGGCCAGTCGATTGCCCTGCCGCTCTTCATGGAGACGTTCGCGTTCTTCTTCGAGGCGATCTTCCTTGGCATTTATCTATACACATGGGAACGGTTCAAGAAGAAGACCACGCATCTGCTGCTGCTCATTCCCGTCGTAATCGGTTCATCGGCGTCGGCCTGCTTCATTACGATCGTCAATGCTTTCATGAACGCACCCGCCGGCGTCTCCGTGCAAGACGGCAAGATCGTCGACATCTCCCCGTTCGGCGCCATGCTGAGCCCGGCCATGCCGACGAAAGTATCGCATGTGCTCGTGACCGCCTACTTGACCTGCGCTTTCGTGCTTGCGGCAATCGCCGCATGGTCGCTGCTCAAAGGCCGCAATCATGTCTACTATAAGAAAGCGCTCAAGCTGACGATGATGTGCGCGTTCGTGTTCCTTATTGCCAGCGCCGTTATCGGCGACCTGTCAGGCAAGTATCTCGCCAAATACCAGCCGGAGAAGCTCGCCGCGATGGAATGGCATTTCGATACGACCAAGCAGGCACCGCTCGTGCTCGGCGGCATTCTGACCGATGACAATGAAATCAAATACGGTTTGAAAATCCCGTTCGCGCTAAGTATTCTCGCCCACGGCTTGCCGAATGCGGAAGTGACCGGCCTGAACGACATTCCGGAGGATGAACATCCCCCGCTCTATATTCACTATTTATTCGACTTGAAAATGGGCTTCGTCGCCGTTATGGTCGTAATCGCCGGCGCCTTCATGCTTCTGTTGTACCGCAAACGCAGCGCCGCCTTCAGCAACAAGTGGATGCTTCGAGGCATTATCCTGGCGGCTCCGCTGGCGATGATGACGATCGAGCACGGCTGGATTTTCTCGGAAGTCGGCCGACAGCCTTGGATCCTACGCGGCATCATGCGGACGTCGGAAGGCGCGACGACATCCGATCACGTGGACACGATGCTTGTCGTCTTCGTCCTGCTCTACATCGCGCTTGCCGTTTCTTCGGTCACGGTGCTGATCCGCATGTTCCGCAGCAATCGGGCGGAGGACGAGATCGCGGCAAAAGGCTTTAAAGGAGGCGACGAGCTATGA
- a CDS encoding DUF6254 family protein has translation MTSSKNRRENAWKSRKQNQQPHGEVKSLAEISDEGSSGVAGYTNARNNGD, from the coding sequence ATGACATCATCCAAGAACCGCCGCGAGAACGCGTGGAAGAGCCGCAAGCAGAACCAGCAGCCGCACGGCGAGGTTAAATCGCTGGCCGAGATTTCGGACGAAGGCTCTTCCGGCGTAGCCGGCTACACGAACGCCCGGAATAACGGCGACTAG
- a CDS encoding cache domain-containing sensor histidine kinase gives MKVLKNHWLQMALRQKLIVAFACFIVIPYIIIGGTLSWLFVQSNKRMILDATLANNRQIAQNIDTSLSPLLRFTMVPVQNKALFQLMRKDYEAAAFPLLERSQAFDEVGDLIRNSIMLYTDLIDSAVIYQSKNNMILGRSNNDYMNHAYLEHEFYHEPFVQSILSQHGNYVSVGIHEERLLSIKPTPVVSIGRAVVDPFSKEKLGFILFNINAENLKSLWSDIQFTKHARYYLVDQNANIIYSKDGGDIGKSAEAVLGKSFQAIAGGKEQLYQDKQNYAIKATSSLSGWSAVTVIPKHELFGFVDTILRTIAISLFVLLGLSIAASIYIATGVTKPLRRLERQMKLVSQGELDISIDIQHGEFGKIGVTINRMLQDIRRMIRTIYTEEQEKRRLETLALQSQIRPHFMYNTLNAIKWMANMQGASGIEEALTAFSSVIQFTARTQLDFVSVREEIQFIRDYAKILDFRYLGKFELTLDIDEGVWEYQILKFLLQPLVENAIFHGFDAIPYKGKLEIRVHEEEGNIRITVTDNGRGMSPQQLGSMNDSRQVDDNLNAIGISNIRKRIELHFGTSYGLTITSAENAGTAASLLVPVIKPAFKGDSR, from the coding sequence ATGAAGGTGCTTAAAAATCATTGGCTTCAAATGGCTCTCAGGCAAAAGCTGATTGTGGCATTTGCTTGTTTCATCGTGATTCCGTACATCATAATTGGCGGCACATTATCCTGGCTGTTCGTCCAATCCAATAAGCGGATGATCCTCGACGCGACCTTGGCTAACAACAGGCAAATTGCTCAAAATATCGATACATCGCTATCCCCGCTATTGCGGTTCACTATGGTTCCTGTGCAAAACAAAGCGCTGTTCCAGTTGATGCGGAAGGATTACGAGGCCGCTGCGTTTCCATTGCTGGAAAGGTCGCAAGCGTTTGACGAGGTCGGGGATTTGATCCGAAACAGCATTATGCTGTACACGGATTTGATCGACTCAGCCGTTATCTACCAGAGCAAGAATAACATGATCCTCGGAAGAAGCAATAATGACTATATGAATCATGCTTATTTAGAGCACGAATTCTATCATGAACCGTTTGTTCAAAGTATTCTAAGTCAGCATGGAAATTATGTTTCCGTAGGCATCCATGAGGAAAGACTGCTTTCCATAAAGCCTACGCCCGTCGTTTCCATTGGGCGAGCGGTTGTCGATCCGTTCTCGAAAGAGAAGCTCGGGTTTATTTTGTTTAATATCAATGCGGAAAATTTAAAGTCGCTGTGGAGCGATATTCAATTTACAAAGCATGCGCGGTATTACCTGGTGGATCAGAACGCGAATATTATATACAGCAAAGATGGCGGCGACATCGGTAAATCGGCCGAAGCCGTGCTGGGCAAGAGCTTCCAGGCCATTGCCGGAGGCAAGGAACAATTGTATCAAGACAAGCAGAACTATGCGATTAAAGCAACCTCAAGCCTGTCCGGCTGGAGCGCGGTGACCGTCATACCTAAACATGAGCTGTTCGGCTTCGTGGACACGATCCTGCGAACGATCGCCATCTCGCTATTCGTACTGCTTGGCTTATCGATCGCCGCGTCGATTTATATTGCCACCGGCGTCACGAAACCGCTGCGCCGCTTAGAACGGCAAATGAAGCTCGTTTCCCAAGGCGAGCTCGATATATCCATTGACATTCAGCATGGCGAATTCGGCAAAATCGGTGTCACGATCAATCGGATGCTTCAAGACATCAGAAGGATGATCCGTACCATCTATACGGAAGAGCAAGAGAAACGAAGGTTGGAAACCCTTGCTTTGCAATCACAAATAAGGCCTCATTTCATGTACAATACCTTAAACGCGATCAAGTGGATGGCCAACATGCAGGGAGCGTCCGGCATCGAAGAGGCGCTGACCGCGTTTTCGTCGGTGATCCAGTTTACAGCCAGAACGCAGCTTGATTTCGTCAGCGTCAGGGAAGAAATTCAATTCATCCGCGATTATGCGAAAATTTTGGACTTCCGTTATTTGGGCAAGTTCGAGCTGACGCTCGATATTGATGAAGGTGTTTGGGAGTATCAAATCTTGAAGTTTCTGCTTCAGCCCTTGGTCGAGAACGCGATCTTTCACGGCTTCGATGCCATCCCCTATAAAGGAAAGCTTGAGATCCGCGTGCACGAAGAAGAGGGGAACATCAGAATAACGGTGACGGATAACGGGAGAGGCATGTCGCCTCAGCAACTGGGGAGCATGAATGACAGCAGACAGGTGGACGATAATTTGAACGCCATTGGCATATCCAATATTCGCAAACGAATCGAGCTGCACTTCGGGACAAGCTACGGATTGACAATTAC
- the cydS gene encoding cytochrome bd oxidase small subunit CydS: MLEKFLIFVAPFLVVALSVGFLFWWGARKPKPNQPL, encoded by the coding sequence ATGCTCGAAAAATTTCTGATTTTCGTCGCCCCGTTCCTCGTCGTCGCCTTGTCTGTCGGCTTCCTGTTCTGGTGGGGTGCCCGCAAGCCGAAACCGAATCAGCCGTTATAA
- a CDS encoding beta-galactosidase codes for MASNEQAIGLEGLHYVNCSGEGEGPDRITLHTKAGRSGMVVEGKPLRLGGADWQAARYLVFDVEVREEHCAVLQIDFWEEDSDSAERGDLYFIVGVLPQLTTRVAIPLEALDSQVMFQPRRPGRLKMVLFGKKVDLARVNRIQIGLAPSSFDQTIAFSNVHVSDREPEYPLPDRKLIDPLGQWLPRDWPGKVASEAAMVEQMRTYLAGCEGGETLTDFAGEWSAYGGWTGKRFDATGFFRTEHDGKRWWLVDPDGCVFYSNGLDCVTPDIECPATGIESFFEWLPEKDGEFADAWNLNHYASSAHFIDFAIVNMIRAFGPDWREAWERMTRRRLVEWGFNTIANWSDGPFIRKAKLPYVLPLNGFPETERKVFRDFPDVFSTEYQENAERFARQLEAYRDDRYLIGYFLRNEPHWAFVEGLIIAEELLANPADLVSKRELIRYLEEQYGGDIGRLNEAWRSGFGSFDDLRRPMRKAARQSTQTAADLRAFSRIMIERYVGIPSQAAKRVDPHHLNLGMRYAYMADEDLIAGYEHFDVFSINCYRMDPRNDIMWIGDKTGLPVIIGEYQFGALDRGSPATGLRGVASQEDRAKAYRFYVENAAATPYCVGNHYFVLNDQAALGRGDGENYSVGFVNICQQPHPEMVEAAQETHRTIYAVASGERQPTTVEAEEIEMIAY; via the coding sequence ATGGCGTCGAACGAGCAAGCGATCGGCCTTGAGGGCCTCCATTATGTGAACTGCAGCGGCGAAGGGGAAGGACCGGATCGTATCACGTTGCACACGAAGGCTGGACGCTCGGGCATGGTGGTCGAAGGCAAGCCGTTGCGGCTGGGCGGAGCCGATTGGCAAGCGGCGCGCTATCTCGTCTTTGACGTGGAGGTTCGCGAAGAACACTGCGCGGTGCTGCAAATCGACTTCTGGGAAGAAGACAGCGATTCCGCGGAACGCGGCGACTTGTACTTCATCGTCGGAGTGCTGCCCCAGTTGACCACGCGGGTGGCGATTCCGCTGGAAGCGCTCGATTCGCAAGTGATGTTCCAGCCGCGCCGGCCGGGCCGGCTGAAGATGGTGCTCTTCGGGAAGAAGGTCGATCTTGCGCGGGTGAACCGCATTCAGATCGGGCTTGCGCCTTCGTCATTCGATCAGACCATCGCGTTCTCGAACGTGCATGTATCGGATCGCGAGCCGGAGTATCCGCTGCCGGATCGCAAGCTAATCGACCCGCTCGGCCAATGGCTGCCGAGAGACTGGCCGGGCAAAGTCGCCTCGGAAGCGGCGATGGTCGAGCAGATGCGGACCTATCTCGCCGGCTGCGAAGGCGGGGAGACGCTGACTGACTTTGCAGGAGAGTGGAGCGCTTACGGGGGATGGACGGGGAAGCGATTCGATGCGACGGGTTTCTTCCGTACCGAGCATGACGGCAAGCGGTGGTGGCTGGTCGATCCGGACGGCTGCGTATTCTACAGCAACGGCCTGGACTGCGTTACGCCGGATATCGAATGTCCGGCGACGGGGATCGAGTCGTTCTTCGAGTGGCTGCCGGAGAAGGACGGGGAGTTTGCCGACGCGTGGAATCTCAACCATTACGCGAGCAGCGCGCATTTTATCGATTTCGCGATCGTGAACATGATTCGCGCTTTCGGGCCGGACTGGCGCGAGGCGTGGGAACGAATGACCCGCCGCCGGCTTGTCGAATGGGGCTTCAACACGATCGCCAACTGGTCGGACGGGCCGTTCATTCGCAAGGCGAAATTGCCGTACGTGCTGCCGCTTAACGGGTTTCCGGAAACGGAGCGGAAGGTGTTCCGCGACTTTCCCGATGTGTTCAGCACGGAATATCAGGAGAATGCGGAGCGTTTCGCCCGGCAGCTGGAGGCGTACCGGGACGACCGGTATCTGATCGGTTATTTCCTGCGCAATGAGCCGCACTGGGCGTTCGTCGAAGGCTTGATCATCGCCGAAGAACTGCTGGCCAATCCGGCCGACCTCGTGTCGAAGCGGGAACTGATCCGTTATCTCGAAGAGCAGTACGGCGGCGATATCGGCCGATTGAACGAAGCATGGCGGAGCGGATTCGGCAGCTTTGACGATTTGCGCCGGCCGATGCGCAAGGCCGCGAGGCAGTCCACGCAAACGGCGGCGGATTTGCGGGCGTTCTCGCGGATCATGATCGAGCGGTATGTGGGCATTCCGAGTCAGGCGGCGAAACGGGTCGACCCGCATCATCTCAATCTCGGCATGCGTTACGCCTACATGGCGGACGAGGACTTGATCGCCGGCTACGAGCACTTCGACGTGTTCTCGATCAACTGCTACCGGATGGATCCGCGCAACGATATCATGTGGATCGGCGACAAGACGGGCTTGCCGGTCATCATCGGCGAGTACCAGTTCGGAGCGCTGGACCGCGGGTCCCCGGCTACGGGACTGCGAGGCGTCGCTTCTCAGGAAGACAGGGCCAAGGCGTACCGTTTCTACGTGGAGAATGCCGCGGCAACGCCTTATTGCGTCGGCAATCATTATTTCGTGTTGAACGACCAAGCTGCGCTCGGCCGGGGCGATGGGGAGAATTACAGTGTCGGGTTCGTGAATATCTGCCAGCAGCCGCACCCGGAAATGGTCGAGGCTGCGCAGGAGACGCACAGGACGATCTATGCGGTCGCATCCGGGGAACGGCAGCCGACGACGGTCGAAGCGGAAGAGATTGAGATGATCGCTTACTAG